The Streptomyces sp. NBC_00454 DNA segment CTGTCCGTCACCGAGCGGGACCCCGGCCACTTCACCCTCGAAGCCCGGGGCGCGGAGGTGCGGGGCAGCGGGAGCGTGAAGCTCTCCCTGGAGCTCCGGCTCACCGAGGCGGACGGCGGCACCCGGCTGGAGTTCACCGCCGAGTCCACCGCGGACGGCCGCGCCGCCGCCTTCGACCCGGAGGCCGCCGCCACCGCCGGCCACCGCCTGCTGGACCGGGCCGCGGCCCACCTCGCCGCGGTGGCGGTCACCGATGGGCCGGGCGCCGACGGGGAGGTCACCGATGCGGTGGCGGTCACCGATGTGGTGGCCGAGTCCGAGGAGGAGTCCGGGGACGAGCCCGGGGATCCGGACCAGCCCGAGATCACCGAGGTCACCGCCTCCGTGTTCGACGCCGAGGTCCCGCCCCCTTCGCTGGATCCCTTCCTGGACGGCACCTTCGAAGGCATCGCCGACCTCGGAGACCTCGGCGGTCCGCCGCGTCCGCCCGCCGAGGCCGCCCATGCCCGCCGCACGATGATCGGCCGCAGCGCGGAAGAGGTGGACCACGCGCCCCCGCGCGGCCGCTACGCCCCCGTCCCCGCCCCGACCTCCACCGCGGCGAACGCCAACCTCCGCTGGATCGCCCCGGCCGCGGCCGTGGCCGTGGCCTCGGCGGTCCTGCTGGGCCGGGCCCTTCGCCGCAAGCGATGAAGCACCGCCGCATGCCCAGGCCCTAAGGTCGGGGACATGAGTACGCAACTGCGCGCCGGCGGCGCCGAGGTGACCATCGACCAGGAGAACGGCTGCCGGATCAGCAGTCTGCGCATCGACGGGACGGAGCTGCTGCGGCAGGGGGACCGCTTCGGGTCCTTCCCGATGGTGCCCTGGTGCGGGCGCACCAGGAACGGCCAGTTCCAGGACGGCGCGACCCTCCACCAACTGCCGCTCAACCACCCGCCGCACGCCATCCACGGCTTCGGCCGCGACGCCGCCTGGCGCCCGGCCCGCACCACCGCCACCGAGGCCGCGTTCACGTACGCCCTCACCGACCCGTGGCCCTACGCGGGACTCGTCACCCAGATCTTCGAGCTCGGCGAGAACGGCCTGACCCTGACCATGGGCGTGGAGACCTACGAGGACTCCTTCCCGGCGCAGGCCGGCTGGCACCCCTGGTTCCACCGCAACCTCGGCAACGGCGGCGAGGACGTGCGCATCGACTTCGAAGCGGGCTGGCAGGAGGAGCGCGGCGCCGACCACCTCCCCACCGGAAACCGCATCGACCCCAAGCCCGGCCCGTGGGACGACTGCTTCGGCATGCCGGACGGGGTCGACGTCACCCTCACCTGGCCCGGAGCGCTGGAGCTGAAGGTCACCAGCCGCTCCGAATGGGTGGTCGTCTACGACGAGGAGCCCGAGGCCGTCTGCGTGGAACCGCAGTCCGGCCCGCCGAACGGACTGAACAGCCTGCCGCAGCTGGTCACCCCGGTGGACCCGCTGGAGATCTCCACGACGTGGACCTGGCGGCGCCTCGGGTAGCCGGGCTCCGGCGCCCAATTAAGCTCATGCCCATGAGTGACGTACGCGATGCGCTTCTGCAGCAGATCAAGGACAAGGCCGTCGTGCACGGCAAGGTGATCCTCTCCTCCGGCCGTGAGGCCGACTACTACATCGACCTCCGCCGGGTCACCCTGGACGGCACGGCGGCTCCGCTGGTCGGCCAGGTCATGCTCGACCTCACCGCCGACCTGGAGTTCGACTGCGTCGGCGGTCTGACCCTGGGCGCCGACCCGGTCGCCACTTCGATGCTGCACGCCTCCGCGGCGCGCGGCGCGGTGCTGGACGCTTTCGTCGTCCGCAAGGCGCAGAAGGCGCACGGCATGCAGCGCCGCATCGAGGGCACCGACGTGAAGGGCAAGCGCTGCCTGGTGGTCGAGGACACCTCGACCACCGGCGGTTCCCCGCTGACCGCCGTCGAGGCGGTCCGCGAGGCCGGCGGCGAGGTCGTCGCCGTCGCGACGATCGTCGACCGCGGCGCGGCCGACGCGATCGCCGCGGCCGGTCTGCCGTACCTCACGGGCTACCAGCTGGACGACCTCGGATTGTCCTAGCCCTTGGACAGCGGGTGGTGCTTCCGCACAACTGGTGACTTAGGTCCCCAGGAGTCCCGAAGTAGGTCCTGACCTGGCCTTTCGTGTCCGGGTGGAGTGTTTCACGTGAAACACTCCACCCGCTTCGGCCCGCGCGCCGCCGTCGTCGAGGTGGAGTGCGCCCCGGAGTCTGGAAAGATGGGCCCGACGGCAACGTCGCCCCCAGGTCAGGGCCCGCAATAAGCACACCTCCCGCACATCCAAGGAGCGGACAGATGCCCATCGCAACCCCCGAGGTCTACAACGAGATGCTCGACCGGGCGAAGGCAGGCAAGTTTGCCTACCCGGCGATCAACGTGACCTCGACCCAGACCCTGCACGCTGCACTGCGCGGCTTCGCGGAGGCCGAGAGCGACGGCATCATCCAGATCTCCACCGGTGGTGCGGAGTTCCTGGGTGGCCAGTACAACAAGGACATGGTCACCGGCGCCGCCGCCCTGGCCGAGTTCGCGCACATCGTGGCCGCGAAGTACGACATCACCGTCGCGCTGCACACGGACCACTGCCCCAAGGACAAGCTGGACGGCTACGTCCGCCCGCTGCTCGAGATCTCCGCCGAGCGCGTGGCCCGCGGCCTCAACCCGCTGTTCCAGTCGCACATGTGGGACGGCTCCGCCGAGACCCTCGCCGACAACCTGGCCATCGGCCAGGAGCTGCTCGCGAAGGCCGCCGCCGCGAAGATCATCCTCGAGGTCGAGATCACCCCGACCGGTGGCGAAGAGGACGGCGTCAGCCACGAGATCAACGACGAGCTGTACACGACCGTCGACGACGCGCTGCGCACCGCCGAGGCCCTCGGCCTGGGTGAGAAGGGCCGCTACCTGCTGGCCGCCTCCTTCGGCAACGTCCACGGCGTCTACAAGCCGGGCAACGTCGTCCTGCGCCCCGAGCTCCTCAAGGACCTCCAGGCCGGCGTCGGCGAGAAGTAC contains these protein-coding regions:
- the fbaA gene encoding class II fructose-bisphosphate aldolase, which produces MPIATPEVYNEMLDRAKAGKFAYPAINVTSTQTLHAALRGFAEAESDGIIQISTGGAEFLGGQYNKDMVTGAAALAEFAHIVAAKYDITVALHTDHCPKDKLDGYVRPLLEISAERVARGLNPLFQSHMWDGSAETLADNLAIGQELLAKAAAAKIILEVEITPTGGEEDGVSHEINDELYTTVDDALRTAEALGLGEKGRYLLAASFGNVHGVYKPGNVVLRPELLKDLQAGVGEKYGKSSPFDFVFHGGSGSTAEEIATALENGVVKMNLDTDTQYAFTRPVVDHMFRNYDAVLKVDGEVGTKSKYDPRTWGKAAEAGMAARVTEACANLRSTGTKLK
- a CDS encoding aldose 1-epimerase → MSTQLRAGGAEVTIDQENGCRISSLRIDGTELLRQGDRFGSFPMVPWCGRTRNGQFQDGATLHQLPLNHPPHAIHGFGRDAAWRPARTTATEAAFTYALTDPWPYAGLVTQIFELGENGLTLTMGVETYEDSFPAQAGWHPWFHRNLGNGGEDVRIDFEAGWQEERGADHLPTGNRIDPKPGPWDDCFGMPDGVDVTLTWPGALELKVTSRSEWVVVYDEEPEAVCVEPQSGPPNGLNSLPQLVTPVDPLEISTTWTWRRLG
- a CDS encoding SRPBCC family protein, with the protein product MEHQVFVPVPAVDVRAVLRDPARVARCVPGLQQDADTDAGPLSGRLKVRVGGHTVTYRGVLSVTERDPGHFTLEARGAEVRGSGSVKLSLELRLTEADGGTRLEFTAESTADGRAAAFDPEAAATAGHRLLDRAAAHLAAVAVTDGPGADGEVTDAVAVTDVVAESEEESGDEPGDPDQPEITEVTASVFDAEVPPPSLDPFLDGTFEGIADLGDLGGPPRPPAEAAHARRTMIGRSAEEVDHAPPRGRYAPVPAPTSTAANANLRWIAPAAAVAVASAVLLGRALRRKR
- the pyrE gene encoding orotate phosphoribosyltransferase encodes the protein MSDVRDALLQQIKDKAVVHGKVILSSGREADYYIDLRRVTLDGTAAPLVGQVMLDLTADLEFDCVGGLTLGADPVATSMLHASAARGAVLDAFVVRKAQKAHGMQRRIEGTDVKGKRCLVVEDTSTTGGSPLTAVEAVREAGGEVVAVATIVDRGAADAIAAAGLPYLTGYQLDDLGLS